A region from the Algoriphagus machipongonensis genome encodes:
- the nusB gene encoding transcription antitermination factor NusB yields the protein MLNRRILRVKAFQNLYAYEQCKGSNLNLAKDLIRESFLPDLNSMEVQDKTALNKEAEEALKLFEANLENTDVLKSSEASAKIKKAVLEAIKYFHNANEKDKEFLLKNMVSSAERIPQLYILAIELLQAFSSHVANESVKKRRLNGDQPTVFASDLNLANNKVLAKIQESDSYRAAVVRYHANLDDLELEIREWFRDYVKPSEEYQAYIKISEPTVEQDLAAVEDILKKIIFKNEVMLNYFSEKDLNWTENKSVVRSLASKILKNAAQVDGSETNPLPEIAMNWEEDKEFFQNIFNFTLENEAESKALISQKTKNWDIDRLAFTDKIIISMALAEMKNFPSIPVKVSINEYIDISKTYSTPKSKQFVNGLLDVMSKELTESGQIRKSGRGLLDNK from the coding sequence ATGCTAAACAGAAGAATACTCAGGGTCAAGGCTTTTCAAAACCTATATGCCTATGAGCAATGCAAAGGCTCAAACCTAAACCTTGCTAAAGATTTAATCAGAGAATCTTTTCTCCCAGATCTTAATAGTATGGAAGTGCAAGACAAAACTGCTTTAAATAAAGAGGCAGAAGAAGCACTTAAACTATTTGAGGCAAATCTGGAAAATACGGATGTCTTAAAAAGTAGCGAGGCATCGGCTAAAATCAAAAAAGCGGTTTTAGAGGCCATTAAATATTTTCACAATGCGAATGAGAAGGACAAAGAGTTCCTGTTGAAAAACATGGTCAGCTCAGCGGAACGCATTCCACAACTTTACATCCTTGCGATTGAACTTTTGCAGGCATTTTCTTCTCATGTAGCTAATGAATCTGTCAAAAAGAGAAGGCTAAATGGAGATCAGCCAACTGTCTTTGCTAGTGATCTTAATTTGGCAAATAATAAAGTGTTGGCCAAAATTCAGGAATCCGATTCTTATCGTGCAGCAGTAGTAAGGTACCATGCCAACCTTGATGATCTGGAGCTGGAGATCAGAGAGTGGTTTAGAGATTATGTCAAACCTTCTGAAGAATACCAGGCCTATATAAAAATCTCAGAACCTACTGTAGAGCAAGATTTAGCAGCTGTAGAGGATATCCTAAAAAAGATTATCTTCAAAAATGAAGTGATGCTGAATTATTTTTCAGAGAAGGATTTAAACTGGACTGAAAACAAATCAGTTGTTAGAAGCTTGGCCTCCAAGATTTTAAAAAATGCAGCGCAGGTTGATGGCTCAGAAACAAACCCATTACCTGAGATTGCAATGAACTGGGAAGAGGATAAGGAGTTTTTTCAAAATATCTTTAACTTCACCCTAGAAAATGAGGCAGAAAGCAAAGCGCTAATTTCTCAAAAAACGAAAAACTGGGATATTGACCGCTTGGCATTTACTGATAAAATCATCATTTCAATGGCATTGGCCGAAATGAAGAATTTCCCAAGTATCCCCGTGAAAGTGAGTATTAATGAATACATTGATATCTCAAAAACCTATAGCACGCCAAAAAGCAAGCAATTTGTGAACGGGTTATTAGATGTAATGTCAAAAGAGTTAACCGAAAGTGGTCAAATACGTAAGAGTGGTAGAGGACTTTTGGACAATAAATAA
- a CDS encoding YtxH domain-containing protein, translating to MSKNSNNSFLAFLIGTGVGTALGILFAPDAGENTRDRLTFKLSKYKKELEELISELVEGKETHLNEAKTEGKRVISEAKNKAENLLNDVNKLIDQINQGDN from the coding sequence ATGAGCAAGAACAGTAACAATTCATTCCTAGCATTTTTAATAGGCACAGGAGTTGGCACGGCTCTGGGTATACTTTTTGCCCCAGATGCAGGTGAAAACACGAGAGACCGTCTGACTTTCAAGCTATCTAAATATAAAAAAGAACTTGAAGAGCTTATTAGCGAGTTAGTGGAAGGAAAAGAAACGCACCTCAATGAAGCCAAGACTGAAGGAAAGCGTGTGATTTCTGAAGCAAAGAATAAAGCAGAAAATTTGCTGAATGACGTGAATAAATTAATAGATCAAATCAACCAAGGAGACAATTAA
- a CDS encoding DUF1573 domain-containing protein yields MKINMFSAAALSLFLALGTACSQKTDQEAKIKALEDKIAALETRNTSVTPVNAQASQAADPSTLGQFDFQEMEYEFGAINEGQIIEHEFTFTNTGEAPLVISNITASCGCTTPNWTKTPIKPGEEGFVKVVFNSTSKRGSQAPTVSIQANTNPTVTRLRMKGTVTPKGAGTTAAVGPVKR; encoded by the coding sequence ATGAAAATCAACATGTTCAGCGCTGCTGCACTCTCCCTATTCCTAGCATTAGGGACTGCATGTAGCCAAAAAACCGATCAAGAAGCGAAGATAAAGGCTTTAGAAGACAAAATAGCAGCATTGGAGACAAGGAACACATCTGTGACTCCAGTCAATGCACAAGCATCTCAAGCTGCTGACCCAAGTACTTTAGGTCAATTTGACTTTCAGGAAATGGAATATGAATTTGGTGCTATCAACGAAGGCCAAATCATTGAACACGAGTTTACTTTCACTAATACAGGAGAAGCACCATTGGTAATTTCTAATATCACTGCTTCTTGTGGTTGTACTACTCCAAACTGGACCAAAACTCCAATTAAACCAGGAGAAGAAGGTTTCGTGAAGGTAGTATTTAACTCCACTTCCAAGAGAGGTTCGCAAGCGCCTACTGTAAGTATTCAAGCAAACACAAATCCAACTGTTACTCGATTGAGAATGAAAGGAACAGTTACTCCTAAAGGTGCAGGAACAACTGCTGCAGTAGGTCCAGTTAAAAGATAA